A genome region from Rhodopseudomonas boonkerdii includes the following:
- a CDS encoding LPS-assembly protein LptD produces the protein MCVAVTLGAAATTPVHAQSFTYNRPATRPKPPPAAQTGQMLVQATEVNYDYNNSRVAAVGNVQMYYNGTSVEADKVIYDQKTKRLHAEGNVRMTDADGKITYANLLDLSDDYRDGFVDSLRVDTADATRMAATRAERTAGNYTVFQNGVYTACAACKDDPKKPPLWQVKGARVIHDQTEKMMYFEDARVEFFGVPLAYIPYFSTPDPTVKRKTGFLMPGFSQNTNFGYAIETPFYWAIAPDYDLTLMPRYTTRQGLLMQGEFRQRLMDGAYQIRAYGINQQDRNAFANTVGDKDWRGGVESKGQFAINDKWVWGWDAVALSDYNFLYDYRLAMYRDPYQSFLNLTTEAVSQLYLTGVGKRSFFDLRAIHYTSFSGNQRQVPDIHPVLDYNNVLQQNILGGELSYKFNFTSLTRQDAQYDAINSKVDPLTGLSACNTLSADSAARSPANCLLRGIPGTYTRFTAEAQWRRSFTDDLGQIFTPFASIRVDAIDASISNQPGVERFLTPGDTQALRVMPTIGLEYRYPFINVQPWGSTVIEPIAQVIIRPNETYAGRLPNEDAQSMNFDTSNLFSVNKFSGYDRVEGGGRANVGVQATTQFDQGGSVKVLFGQSYQLFGMNSFAVADLTNTGVASGLQNPRSDYVASVSYAPNRTYSFSTRARIDEATGNISRFEAEGRASFDRWSVSMLYGNYAPQVELGYLTRREGLLGTGSVKLANNWVVTGGARWNLEANKIDQYMVGAGYVDDCFILALNYVTSYSYVANLSTPPVLSHTVMFQLGLRTLGGTQAGTGTGGTVY, from the coding sequence ATGTGCGTGGCCGTGACGCTTGGCGCGGCGGCGACGACGCCTGTGCACGCCCAGAGCTTCACCTATAACCGCCCGGCCACCCGTCCGAAGCCGCCGCCGGCGGCCCAGACCGGGCAGATGCTGGTGCAGGCCACCGAGGTCAATTACGACTACAACAATTCGCGCGTCGCCGCCGTCGGCAACGTGCAGATGTATTACAACGGCACCTCGGTCGAGGCCGACAAGGTCATCTACGACCAGAAGACCAAGCGCCTGCATGCCGAAGGCAATGTCAGGATGACGGACGCCGACGGCAAGATCACCTATGCCAACCTGCTAGACCTCAGCGACGACTACCGCGACGGTTTCGTCGACTCGCTGCGCGTCGATACGGCAGATGCGACCCGCATGGCCGCGACCCGCGCCGAGCGCACGGCGGGCAACTACACGGTGTTCCAGAACGGCGTCTACACCGCCTGCGCCGCCTGTAAGGACGATCCGAAGAAGCCGCCGCTCTGGCAGGTCAAGGGTGCCCGCGTCATCCACGACCAGACCGAAAAGATGATGTATTTCGAGGATGCGCGCGTCGAATTCTTCGGCGTGCCCCTCGCCTACATCCCGTATTTCTCGACGCCCGATCCGACGGTGAAGCGCAAGACCGGCTTCCTGATGCCGGGCTTCTCGCAGAACACCAATTTCGGCTATGCGATCGAAACGCCGTTCTACTGGGCCATCGCGCCGGATTACGACCTGACGCTGATGCCGCGCTATACGACGCGGCAGGGCCTGTTGATGCAGGGCGAATTCCGCCAGCGCCTGATGGACGGCGCCTATCAGATCCGCGCTTACGGCATCAATCAGCAGGACCGGAACGCCTTCGCCAATACGGTGGGCGACAAGGACTGGCGCGGCGGCGTCGAGTCCAAAGGCCAGTTTGCCATCAACGACAAGTGGGTCTGGGGCTGGGACGCGGTTGCCCTCAGCGACTACAACTTCCTGTACGACTATCGCCTGGCGATGTACCGGGACCCGTATCAGTCGTTCCTGAACCTGACGACCGAAGCCGTGTCGCAGCTCTACCTGACCGGCGTCGGCAAGCGCAGCTTCTTCGATCTGCGCGCGATCCACTACACGAGCTTCTCCGGCAACCAGCGCCAGGTTCCGGACATCCACCCGGTGCTGGATTACAACAACGTTCTGCAGCAGAACATTCTGGGCGGCGAGCTCAGCTACAAGTTCAACTTCACCAGCCTGACGCGCCAGGACGCGCAGTATGACGCGATCAATTCAAAGGTCGATCCGCTTACGGGGTTGAGCGCGTGTAATACGCTGTCTGCTGACTCTGCCGCACGCAGTCCTGCAAACTGCCTGCTCCGAGGGATTCCCGGCACCTACACCCGCTTCACTGCCGAAGCACAGTGGCGCCGGTCGTTCACCGACGACCTCGGCCAGATATTCACGCCGTTCGCCAGCATTCGGGTCGATGCCATCGATGCGTCGATTTCCAACCAGCCGGGCGTAGAACGTTTTCTGACGCCCGGTGACACCCAAGCGCTTCGGGTGATGCCGACAATCGGCCTCGAATATCGCTATCCGTTCATCAACGTGCAGCCCTGGGGCTCGACGGTGATCGAGCCGATCGCACAGGTCATTATCCGTCCGAACGAGACCTATGCCGGCCGTCTTCCCAACGAAGACGCCCAGAGCATGAATTTCGACACCAGCAACCTGTTCAGCGTGAACAAGTTCTCCGGTTACGACCGCGTCGAGGGCGGCGGCCGCGCCAATGTCGGCGTGCAGGCGACCACCCAGTTCGATCAGGGCGGCTCGGTCAAGGTGCTGTTCGGCCAATCCTATCAGCTGTTCGGCATGAATTCCTTCGCCGTTGCCGACCTGACCAATACCGGCGTGGCCTCGGGCCTGCAGAACCCGCGCTCCGACTATGTCGCCAGCGTCAGCTATGCGCCGAACCGCACCTATTCATTCTCGACCCGGGCCCGGATCGACGAAGCCACCGGCAACATCTCGCGCTTCGAGGCGGAAGGCCGCGCCAGCTTCGACCGCTGGTCGGTCAGCATGCTGTATGGCAACTACGCGCCGCAGGTCGAGCTCGGCTACCTGACCCGCCGCGAGGGCCTGCTCGGCACCGGCTCGGTCAAGCTGGCGAATAACTGGGTGGTGACCGGCGGCGCGCGCTGGAATCTGGAAGCCAACAAGATCGACCAGTATATGGTCGGCGCCGGCTATGTGGATGATTGCTTCATCCTCGCGCTGAATTACGTCACCTCATACAGCTACGTCGCCAATCTCTCGACCCCGCCGGTCCTGAGTCACACGGTGATGTTCCAGCTGGGCTTGCGTACACTTGGCGGCACTCAGGCCGGTACCGGCACCGGCGGCACTGTTTATTGA
- the lptG gene encoding LPS export ABC transporter permease LptG gives MNMITNTIGRYFAGRFLVAALGVFISIFMLLVLVDYIEMVRRTAGLSTAPALMVAQTSLYRVPQALEKLMPFCILIGAMTCYLALSRRLELVVARAAGVSAWQFITPALFSALVLGVLATIAYNPISANLREESKRMEARMFGDASGGGVQDASGFWINQVNADGQAIINAARSEQQGLRLTGLTVFRFDTENQFSERIEAREATLESGKWVFKGVRIYSLDSPMVEQETLDIATTLTPAQVRNSFSTPETVSFWQLPSYIRSSESSGFATAGYRLQYHKLIAQPFLLVAMVMLAASVSLRFFRMGGVQKMVLSGVGAGFLLYVLSKVTEDLSKAELMHPIAAAWLPVCVGGLTGFLALLYLEDG, from the coding sequence ATGAACATGATCACAAACACCATCGGGCGCTATTTCGCCGGCCGGTTCCTGGTCGCGGCGCTCGGCGTCTTCATCAGCATCTTCATGCTGCTGGTTCTGGTCGACTATATCGAAATGGTCCGCCGCACCGCCGGACTGTCCACAGCTCCGGCGCTGATGGTGGCGCAGACCTCGCTCTACCGGGTGCCGCAGGCCCTCGAGAAACTGATGCCGTTCTGCATCTTGATCGGCGCCATGACCTGCTATCTCGCCCTGTCGCGCCGGCTGGAGCTGGTGGTCGCCCGCGCCGCCGGCGTCTCCGCCTGGCAATTCATTACCCCGGCGCTGTTCAGCGCCCTCGTCCTCGGCGTGCTGGCAACCATCGCCTACAACCCGATATCGGCCAATCTGCGCGAGGAATCCAAGCGGATGGAGGCCCGGATGTTCGGCGATGCCTCCGGCGGGGGCGTCCAGGACGCCTCGGGGTTCTGGATCAATCAGGTCAATGCCGATGGTCAGGCCATCATCAATGCCGCCCGGAGCGAACAGCAAGGCCTTCGCCTCACCGGGCTGACCGTGTTCCGTTTTGACACCGAAAACCAGTTCAGCGAACGGATCGAGGCCCGCGAAGCAACTCTCGAGTCCGGCAAATGGGTCTTCAAGGGGGTACGAATTTACTCCCTCGATTCGCCCATGGTCGAGCAGGAGACCCTGGATATCGCCACAACCCTCACCCCTGCGCAGGTGCGAAATAGTTTCTCGACCCCCGAAACAGTGTCATTTTGGCAACTTCCTTCGTATATCCGTTCCTCGGAGAGTTCGGGGTTTGCGACCGCAGGGTATCGTTTGCAGTATCACAAGCTCATCGCGCAGCCGTTTTTGCTGGTCGCGATGGTGATGCTGGCTGCTTCCGTGAGCCTCAGGTTCTTTCGGATGGGCGGTGTCCAGAAGATGGTTTTGAGTGGCGTGGGCGCGGGCTTTCTGCTCTATGTTCTGTCGAAAGTGACTGAAGATTTGAGCAAGGCCGAGTTGATGCATCCGATTGCTGCGGCGTGGCTGCCTGTTTGCGTGGGCGGCCTCACCGGATTCTTGGCCCTGTTGTACCTGGAGGACGGGTAG
- a CDS encoding DNA polymerase III subunit chi → MTEVLFYHLQNMALEHVLPPLLEKSLERGWRCVVQSTSEERADALDAHLWTYRDDSFLPHATWRAADAAEQPILLVLEESNPNGAQVRFLVDNAGLPAETAGYERMVLVFNGDDDEALAAARSAWTECKARGLTATYWQADERGRWQKRN, encoded by the coding sequence ATGACCGAGGTTCTGTTCTACCACCTGCAGAACATGGCACTGGAACACGTGCTGCCGCCGCTGCTCGAGAAATCCCTCGAGCGCGGCTGGCGCTGCGTGGTGCAGTCCACTTCGGAAGAACGGGCGGATGCGCTCGATGCGCATCTGTGGACCTATCGCGACGACTCGTTCCTGCCGCATGCCACCTGGCGTGCGGCTGATGCGGCGGAACAGCCGATCCTGCTGGTGCTGGAAGAGAGCAATCCGAACGGTGCACAGGTCCGGTTCCTCGTTGACAATGCAGGCCTTCCGGCCGAAACGGCGGGCTATGAGCGCATGGTCCTCGTTTTCAATGGCGATGACGACGAGGCGCTCGCCGCGGCCCGCAGCGCCTGGACAGAATGCAAGGCGCGGGGACTGACCGCGACCTATTGGCAGGCCGATGAGCGCGGCCGCTGGCAGAAGCGGAACTAG
- a CDS encoding SurA N-terminal domain-containing protein, giving the protein MNTRHLVHAAMAAAAMVVISAASPVHAQSVAVIVNGEPITHMDIDQRMKLNALSGVKENSRQAVIDALIDEKVKIKEAKKYSVDPGASEVDASYATMASRMRLTPDQLTQSLASKGIRPNTLKSRLKADMVWNAVVRGRFKQSLQVSERDVDAAAQSAGDANTEAFEYQMRPLVLIVPRGAGGGLMEARHKEAEALRGRIQSCEEASNTFKGMQNATVKGIVVKTSADLPPNLRDMLDKTPIGHLTAPEVTAQGIEMVALCSRKPTKIDTPKKREIREKMSAEKFDAKSKSYLADLRKAAMIEYR; this is encoded by the coding sequence ATGAACACCCGTCACCTTGTGCACGCTGCAATGGCAGCTGCTGCGATGGTTGTCATTTCGGCGGCATCGCCGGTCCATGCCCAGAGCGTCGCCGTCATCGTCAATGGCGAGCCGATCACCCATATGGACATCGACCAGCGGATGAAGCTGAACGCACTGTCGGGGGTGAAGGAGAACAGCCGTCAGGCCGTCATCGATGCGCTGATCGACGAGAAGGTCAAGATCAAGGAAGCCAAGAAATACAGCGTCGACCCCGGCGCCTCCGAGGTCGATGCGTCCTATGCCACCATGGCATCGCGCATGCGCCTGACCCCGGATCAGCTGACCCAGTCGCTGGCGTCCAAGGGTATTCGGCCCAACACGCTGAAGAGCCGCCTGAAGGCCGACATGGTCTGGAATGCCGTCGTCCGCGGACGCTTCAAGCAGAGCCTGCAGGTCAGCGAGCGCGACGTCGATGCCGCCGCGCAAAGCGCTGGAGATGCCAATACCGAGGCCTTCGAGTATCAGATGCGCCCGCTGGTCCTGATCGTACCACGCGGCGCCGGCGGCGGCCTGATGGAAGCGCGCCACAAGGAAGCCGAAGCGCTGCGCGGACGCATCCAGAGCTGCGAAGAAGCCAGCAACACCTTCAAGGGGATGCAGAACGCCACCGTCAAGGGCATCGTCGTGAAGACCTCGGCCGATCTGCCGCCCAACCTGCGCGACATGCTGGACAAGACCCCGATCGGCCACCTCACCGCCCCGGAAGTCACCGCGCAGGGCATCGAGATGGTCGCGCTGTGCTCGCGCAAGCCCACCAAGATCGATACGCCGAAGAAGCGCGAAATCCGCGAGAAAATGTCCGCCGAAAAATTCGACGCCAAGTCGAAGTCGTATCTTGCCGACCTTCGCAAGGCGGCGATGATCGAATATCGCTAA
- the lptF gene encoding LPS export ABC transporter permease LptF: MGSIDRYIFKIVLASFAIVLVSLTGVIWITQALRGIDLMTSQGQTILTFLGFTGLAIPVLVLIIAPIALMIAVSHTLTKLATDSEVIVMNAAGLSPMRLFRPFLYATLVVSLIVAFIASYMAPDGMRRLKRWDAEITADVLTNILQPGRFAQLDTNLTVRIKERQPGGLLVGIFVDDRRDPKERITIIADHGSILKNKDGSFLVLEDGNLQRFETGKTDPAMVAFARYAFDMSKFSNRSQDVTYGIRERYLWELFSPPADDPTYQQMPGAFSAELHDRLMAPIYPFAFAALTFAFLGQPRTTRQSRNFSMGNAIGAVFGLRMAGFACSVAAAKSDWAAPLQYILLFAAIGGSLTIIKLGISVEPPARFIEALNRSNERILRLFRRPAAA, encoded by the coding sequence ATGGGTTCGATCGACAGATATATCTTCAAGATAGTGCTGGCATCCTTCGCCATCGTGCTGGTCAGCCTGACCGGCGTGATCTGGATCACCCAGGCACTGCGTGGCATCGACCTGATGACGAGTCAGGGTCAGACCATTCTGACCTTTCTCGGCTTCACGGGTCTGGCCATCCCCGTGCTGGTGCTGATCATCGCGCCGATCGCGCTGATGATCGCCGTCTCGCACACCCTGACCAAGCTCGCGACCGATTCCGAAGTCATCGTCATGAACGCCGCCGGTCTGTCGCCGATGCGGCTGTTCCGGCCATTTCTCTATGCGACGCTGGTGGTGTCGCTGATCGTGGCGTTCATTGCTTCCTATATGGCACCGGACGGCATGCGGCGATTGAAACGCTGGGATGCCGAGATCACCGCCGACGTGCTGACCAACATCCTGCAGCCCGGCCGCTTCGCGCAGCTCGATACGAATCTGACGGTGCGCATTAAAGAGCGCCAGCCCGGCGGCCTCCTGGTCGGCATCTTTGTCGACGACCGCCGCGATCCCAAGGAACGCATCACCATCATCGCCGATCACGGCTCGATCCTGAAGAACAAGGATGGCTCGTTCCTGGTGCTCGAAGACGGCAATCTGCAGCGCTTCGAGACCGGCAAGACCGACCCGGCCATGGTGGCCTTCGCCCGCTATGCCTTCGACATGTCGAAATTCTCCAACCGCAGTCAGGACGTCACCTATGGCATCCGCGAGCGCTATTTGTGGGAGCTGTTCTCGCCGCCCGCGGACGATCCGACATATCAGCAGATGCCGGGCGCTTTCAGCGCGGAGCTGCATGACCGGCTGATGGCGCCCATCTATCCGTTCGCCTTCGCCGCCCTGACCTTTGCATTTCTCGGCCAGCCGCGCACCACACGCCAGAGCCGCAACTTCTCCATGGGCAACGCCATCGGCGCCGTGTTCGGATTGCGCATGGCCGGCTTCGCCTGCTCGGTCGCTGCCGCGAAATCGGACTGGGCTGCCCCGCTGCAATATATCCTGCTCTTCGCCGCGATCGGCGGCAGCCTTACGATCATCAAGCTCGGCATTTCGGTCGAGCCGCCGGCCAGATTCATCGAAGCCCTCAACCGCTCGAATGAGCGGATCCTGCGGCTGTTCAGACGGCCGGCTGCCGCATGA
- the pdxA gene encoding 4-hydroxythreonine-4-phosphate dehydrogenase PdxA, producing MTKPLALTLGEPAGIGPDIAIAAWLKRQELDLPPFYLLGDRDFMTARATALGHDIALADATPASAADIFSAALPMVSTGHTVTAQARRPDASSAPAVIASIRQAVADVEAGHASAVVTNPIAKSVLYRAGFEHPGHTEFLAELAAGDGKAPLPVMMLWSPELAVVPVTIHVALRDAIEQLNGPLITATARIVVNDMKARFGIKRPRLAIAGLNPHAGEDGSMGDEELAFIQHAVTVLQNEGIDARGPLPADTMFHPAARATYDCAICMYHDQALIPIKTIAFDEGVNVTLGLPFIRTSPDHGTAFDIAGTGKANPSSLIAALKLAARMADAAA from the coding sequence ATGACAAAGCCTCTCGCACTGACCCTCGGCGAACCCGCCGGCATCGGCCCGGACATCGCCATCGCCGCTTGGCTGAAGCGGCAGGAGCTCGATCTGCCGCCGTTCTATCTGCTCGGCGACCGCGATTTCATGACGGCACGCGCAACGGCGCTCGGCCATGACATCGCCCTCGCAGACGCGACACCCGCAAGCGCTGCAGACATCTTCAGCGCGGCGCTGCCCATGGTCTCCACCGGCCACACGGTCACAGCGCAGGCACGTCGCCCCGATGCTTCCAGCGCGCCTGCGGTCATCGCCTCGATCCGTCAGGCCGTCGCGGATGTCGAGGCCGGCCATGCCAGCGCCGTCGTCACCAATCCCATCGCCAAGAGCGTGCTCTATCGCGCCGGGTTCGAGCATCCCGGCCACACCGAATTCCTCGCCGAACTCGCTGCAGGGGACGGCAAGGCGCCGCTGCCGGTGATGATGCTGTGGTCGCCGGAGCTTGCCGTCGTGCCGGTCACGATCCATGTCGCGCTGCGCGATGCCATCGAACAGCTCAACGGTCCCCTGATCACCGCGACCGCACGCATCGTCGTCAACGACATGAAGGCCCGCTTCGGCATCAAGCGCCCGCGCCTTGCCATCGCCGGCCTCAATCCGCACGCAGGCGAGGACGGCAGCATGGGCGACGAGGAGCTCGCCTTCATCCAGCACGCGGTCACCGTGCTGCAGAACGAGGGCATCGACGCCCGCGGTCCCCTTCCCGCTGATACGATGTTTCATCCGGCGGCGCGCGCGACCTATGACTGCGCGATCTGCATGTATCACGATCAGGCGCTGATCCCGATCAAGACGATTGCGTTCGACGAAGGCGTCAATGTCACGCTCGGCCTGCCCTTCATCCGCACCTCGCCGGATCACGGCACCGCCTTCGACATCGCCGGCACCGGCAAGGCCAATCCGTCCAGCTTGATCGCCGCCCTCAAGCTCGCAGCACGGATGGCAGACGCGGCCGCATGA
- the rsmA gene encoding 16S rRNA (adenine(1518)-N(6)/adenine(1519)-N(6))-dimethyltransferase RsmA, which translates to MSTIDDLPPLREVIARHNLSARKSLGQNFLLDLNLTARIARAAGPLEGVTVVEVGPGPGGLTRALLATGASRVIAVERDERAIGALEEIAAHYPGRLEIVLGDAQTFDPRPLLGGAPARIVANLPYNIGTQLLIDWLCTEPWPPWYEMMVLMFQREVAERIVAVGDDEAYGRLGVLANWRAETKILFDISPAAFTPPPKVTSSVVRLKPRANPEPCERRLLEQVAAAAFNQRRKMLRQSLKPLGVDPEKLAAAAGVEATRRAETIPVSGFVAMANELAELRKTRRAD; encoded by the coding sequence ATGAGCACGATCGACGATCTTCCGCCGCTGCGCGAGGTCATCGCGCGCCATAACCTCTCGGCGCGAAAATCGCTCGGCCAGAATTTCCTGCTCGATCTCAATCTCACCGCGCGCATCGCGCGCGCGGCGGGACCGCTCGAAGGCGTCACGGTGGTCGAGGTCGGCCCCGGTCCAGGCGGCCTCACCCGCGCGCTTCTCGCGACCGGCGCATCGCGTGTGATTGCCGTCGAGCGCGACGAACGTGCCATCGGCGCGCTGGAGGAAATCGCCGCACATTATCCCGGCCGGCTCGAGATCGTGCTCGGGGACGCGCAGACCTTCGATCCGCGCCCGCTACTGGGTGGCGCACCCGCGCGTATCGTGGCCAACCTGCCCTACAATATCGGCACGCAGTTGCTGATCGACTGGCTCTGCACCGAACCGTGGCCGCCGTGGTACGAGATGATGGTGCTGATGTTCCAGCGCGAGGTGGCGGAGCGCATCGTCGCTGTCGGTGACGACGAGGCCTATGGCCGGCTTGGCGTGCTTGCCAACTGGCGCGCGGAAACCAAGATCCTGTTCGATATCTCGCCCGCCGCCTTCACGCCGCCGCCGAAGGTGACGTCGTCGGTCGTGCGTCTCAAACCACGCGCAAATCCCGAGCCGTGTGAACGCCGCCTGCTCGAGCAGGTCGCCGCCGCCGCCTTCAACCAGCGCCGCAAGATGCTGCGCCAGAGCCTGAAACCGCTCGGCGTCGATCCGGAAAAGCTCGCTGCGGCTGCGGGCGTCGAAGCGACACGACGTGCCGAGACCATTCCGGTGTCAGGCTTCGTTGCGATGGCGAATGAACTCGCGGAATTGCGGAAGACCCGTAGGGCGGATTAG
- a CDS encoding leucyl aminopeptidase, with protein MSDTVKVGFVPLSQAVRGTLVVFSDDALKLGKATTKVLGAAATLVKRAAATGKFKGKNGSTLDILAPEGVKADRLLVIGTGKADEIKETDLLKFGGVLAGKLGASAATITVIAELPSAEMTAKQAASVASGVLLRAYKFDRYKTRKKDGEEKAGTVNVSLAVSDVASAKKAFVSDNAVVKGVVVARDLVNEPPNVLFPVEFARRAGELKKLGVAIEVLDVKAMQKLGMGALLGVAQGSVNPARIVVMRWNGGKKGDAPVAFIGKGVTFDTGGISIKPAGSMEEMKGDMGGAACVVGLMHALAGRKAKANVIGAIGLVENMPDGNAQRPGDIVTSMSGQTIEIINTDAEGRLVLADVLWYVAKKYKPRFMIDLATLTGAIMVALGTDHAGLFSNNDELALRLATVGQATGERVWRMPLSPDYDKLIDSQFADMKNTGGRNGGSITAAQFLQRFVDNVPWAHLDIAGTAMGAPKTEINQSWGSGYGVRLLDRLVADYYEGKK; from the coding sequence ATGTCCGACACCGTCAAGGTCGGCTTCGTCCCGTTGTCCCAGGCTGTCCGCGGCACCCTCGTGGTGTTCAGCGACGATGCACTCAAGTTGGGAAAGGCAACGACCAAGGTGCTGGGCGCCGCTGCAACGCTGGTGAAGCGTGCCGCCGCTACCGGAAAGTTCAAGGGCAAGAATGGATCGACTCTCGACATCCTCGCGCCGGAAGGCGTGAAGGCGGACCGTCTGCTGGTGATCGGCACCGGCAAGGCGGATGAGATCAAGGAAACCGATCTGCTGAAATTCGGCGGCGTGCTGGCCGGCAAGCTCGGTGCATCCGCCGCGACGATCACCGTGATCGCGGAATTGCCATCCGCCGAAATGACGGCCAAGCAGGCCGCTTCGGTGGCCTCGGGCGTGTTGCTGCGTGCCTACAAATTCGATCGTTACAAGACCAGGAAGAAAGACGGTGAGGAAAAAGCCGGCACTGTCAACGTATCGCTCGCTGTGAGCGACGTGGCTAGTGCGAAGAAGGCTTTCGTGTCCGACAACGCCGTCGTGAAGGGCGTAGTGGTTGCGCGTGATCTCGTCAACGAGCCGCCGAATGTGCTTTTCCCGGTGGAGTTTGCACGCCGCGCCGGTGAGCTGAAGAAGCTCGGCGTTGCTATCGAGGTGCTCGACGTCAAGGCGATGCAGAAGCTTGGCATGGGCGCGCTGCTCGGCGTTGCGCAGGGCTCGGTCAATCCGGCACGGATCGTGGTGATGCGCTGGAATGGCGGCAAGAAGGGCGATGCGCCTGTCGCCTTCATCGGCAAGGGTGTCACTTTCGACACCGGCGGCATCTCCATCAAGCCGGCCGGCAGCATGGAGGAGATGAAGGGTGACATGGGCGGTGCGGCCTGCGTGGTTGGCCTGATGCATGCGCTCGCCGGCCGCAAGGCCAAGGCGAATGTCATCGGCGCCATCGGCCTCGTCGAGAACATGCCGGACGGCAATGCGCAGCGTCCGGGCGACATTGTCACTTCGATGTCCGGCCAGACCATTGAGATCATCAACACCGATGCCGAAGGCCGCCTCGTGCTGGCCGATGTGCTTTGGTATGTCGCCAAGAAGTACAAGCCGAGATTCATGATCGATCTGGCAACGCTTACCGGCGCCATCATGGTGGCGCTCGGCACCGATCATGCAGGCCTGTTCTCCAACAATGATGAGCTGGCTCTGCGTCTCGCTACGGTGGGGCAGGCGACCGGCGAGCGTGTCTGGCGCATGCCGCTCAGCCCCGACTATGACAAGCTGATCGACTCGCAATTCGCCGACATGAAGAACACCGGCGGCCGCAATGGCGGCTCGATCACGGCGGCGCAATTCCTGCAGCGCTTTGTCGATAATGTGCCATGGGCGCATCTCGACATCGCCGGCACCGCCATGGGGGCGCCGAAGACCGAAATCAATCAGAGCTGGGGCTCCGGATACGGCGTGCGCTTGCTCGACCGGCTGGTGGCCGACTACTACGAGGGCAAGAAGTAA